Within the Microcebus murinus isolate Inina chromosome 16, M.murinus_Inina_mat1.0, whole genome shotgun sequence genome, the region GGGCCCATGTCTgttggggaggctggggggctggggtaggggtttgggggtggggttgggtttggggctgtgggggcagctggggctggggctgtggctgggagggcggctggggctggggctggggctgggggggcggCTGGGGAGGCAGCTTAGGCGGGGGTGCTCGGGCGAAGACGGGGGACCCAGGGAACATGGCCCTGCTGGCCCCGTGCTCCCAGAAGGCGTTCTGCAGCTTGAATATCATGCTGAGGGGGATGGGGCGCTGGCGCGGGGCGctgcggggctgggggctggaagGAGGCATGGGGATGCGGCTGACGGGCTGCCAGCTGCGGGGCAAAGTGCCCGACGGCCCCGCGGAGCCCAGCGAACGGCGGTAGCTGCCCACATCAGAACGCCTGTCGTTGGCCAGAGGGGAGACCTTGTAATTGCGCGGCAGGGTGGCGCTGGTGAGGTTGTCCTGGGAGGAGCGAAGGGAGAAGGGGCTCCAGTGGGAGAGGTAAGGGCGCAAGGTGGAAGGGACAGGAGGGGGCGAGGGAAGGCCAGGGAGCGAGGGAGAAGAAACATCCGGAAGGGCTGGAGTGCAGGTATCGAAGGAAGAGCGTGGGAAAGGCGCGGAGACTGCGGGCACAGCCAGGCAGCGGGTGAGACTGGCCCTGACCCCGCCCCCCGACCTTGCCCGACCTCCCCTCTCCCAAAgtcacctcccctctcccagaGCCCTCGCCCCTCACCTTGCCGGCGGCTCCCAGCCCGTCCAGGCTGCTCTCCCTCCAGGGCAGCAGCTGCAGGCCCGGCGAGGCCGGCCGCGCGAAGACGTCCAGGCCTGCGAGGCGGGAATATTAGGGTCTGGGGGCGCCTGTCCTCTGGGTCCCCCAATCCCCTCCTTCACCTCCGCCCAGCTTCCATCACTCACGTTCATAGCTCTGCGAAGACTTCTTCTCGTACGCCACGTCTAGGTCAGACTCATTCCAGGCTTTGGGGGGCCGCCGGCGCAGCGTCAGGTCGTCTGGAGAGACGTTGCCAGTGAGGATGGGAAGCAGGGAGCCCCGCGCGCCCGAGCGCCCCGAGTTCGGCCCCTGGCTCACCTTGCGCGCGCAGGGGCGGGGCAAAGGCGCTTCCGCCCGCGCCCAGCAGGGGACCCCCGAAGGCGGACTGCGCCTCGTAGGCAGCCGCGGGGGGGCGCGGCGAGGGCCCCCGCTCGGGGAAGAAGGCCTGGGGCCCCTCGGCCAGAGGGCTGCCACGCGGGGAGCCCGCGCGCCCCAGGAAGTCGAAGGGCGTGGGGGGACCCTGCTGGCGGAGCGGGCCTGGCCGCGGGGAGGGCGCGCGCCCGAGGGAGCCGCTCGCGCCGTCGAAGGCGCGCGGCCGCGGCGAGGGCGCGCGCTCCAGGCTGCTGTAGGCGTCGGGCTGCAGGTAGAGCGGGGCGCGCGGAGACGATGGCCGGCCCTTGGGCGACAGCGGGCTGTAGGGATGCAGGGCCGGGGCACTCTCCGAGCGTGGGAATGAGGTGTCTGTGCCGTCGGTGGCCGCCTTCCGGGGGGACCCTCGGCTGCCCATGGGCTCCGGGACCGGGCTGGAGCTGTACCGGGACAGCTGTGGGGAGGCCAGGACGTTGAGGGGTCAAAGGAGACATTAGAGGAGGGGTCGGCGGGGAGGGGGTCAAAAGAGGTATTTGAGGGTCAACCCAGAGGACGTAGACTAGCGGTGGAAATTCAGGCACAGAGAGCCCAGGTGAGGAGTGTTGGGGACAGACCCCTGAGTTAGGATGGATCTAACCCATTACTGTATGTCGCCTCTGCGTGACTTAGGAAAGGCCCCTTTCCTCCTGAGGGTCCTCCACTGGTCCCTTCTTTCAAGTGACCTTGAATAGGCCACAACCTGCACAACCGTATGGGGCGGCCTTGCCCGAAATCCAGGCCTCTGGCCTGAGGTGTGGAGAAAAGCTGGCTTTGGAGGTCAGGGTGGGGACCAGGCTCACCCTAGAAGGggctgtggcctgtgggccaggAGGTGCCGGTGAGTCTGACCACAGCGACTCCAGCTGCTTGGTCAGCTCGTCCACCTTGGCTGCCGCCGTGTCCAGCTCCATCTGCTTCATGTGCTCCATGTGCTTTATGGCCAGCGCTGGGTGGGCAGGAGCGACGGTAAGGACAGGACAGAGGCTCCTGGCAGGGGCCCGCCTCTGCCCACCTCCCCGAGGGCCCCGCCCCACCGGCCCCGCCCCCTACCCCAGCTCACACTGGAAGTTCAGGTCCAAAAGGTCCCGTGCATTCTGAAATGCCTCGCTGTCCATGGTGCCAGCTGCAGCGGGCGCCTGCAGGGGGGAAGGGAGCCTTCTAAGTCCCCGCCCTCAGGGAACATGGGGCTTGGGGAGCAGAGCGGCGCCCTTACTCTGTTCTTTCCACTTCCCCAGCTGGGAAATGCCAACTCCTTCAAAGCCCAGTCCATGCGCCACCTAGAACTCCCAACCTGTTCTAGAAGGCTCCAGACGACTCACTGTCTTTCCGTGACTCCTTGTCCATCTCTTTGTCCCCGCCCTAACAGGACTTGAATCACTCCCTGAACAATTATCTATTGATCATCTACTATGTACCAGTGAACACAGGATGAAATGTCTATCAATTACTGGATGCCTACTTGGGACCAGGAGGCACTGAGCTAGATGCTggggatattttttaaaaatagtaattgtgGAGTGCCAGAACCCATCCATGCCTATTGCTTGGGGTATAATGTAATACAAACAATAGCCATTAATCGAGGGGCCACTGCCTTCTGgaactgtgccaagcactgtgcacTCAATGCCTCATTCGATGGTAAAACCCACGTGCTAGCAGGTGAGACAGAATGTGTGTTCAAGGTCACCCTCCAAGAAGTTGGGAGAACTTCACACCCGGATCTAACTTGTTCCTCTGGGTCATCTCCACCAGATGGGAGGGATCCCAGACGGCAGTGACTGCTCAGCTTCCTCTCCCAGGAGTCCCCATGCAGTGGAGGCCTGGCTCACACTAAGCCATTGTTAGCAGGAGGAACAGGGAGGTGGCCAGGGGCAGATGGGCAGCTGTGGTCACCGGCCCAGTGGGAGGGAGCCAGGCTACCAGAAACCAGTCAGGCCAGCACTATCCCCAACCCCGTGGTGGCCACCACGCCcgccagctctgccacctccctgTTGCAACCGCTGAGCTTTGGCGGCACAGGTGTGGGCGGTGGGGGCAGGCCGGGGCATGCTGGTACCAGCCTGTCTGGGAAATAGAGGGAACAGAACTTGTTGAAACTGGTGGCTCATTTGGGTGTACTGGGAGTGTGTGACCTTTGTGGATGAATCCTCTCccattgagcctcagtttccccagtggtGAAAGGAGAAGGCAAACAAGCTATTCGGAGAGCCCCCTTCAATCTCTGAGCCCTAGATTCTGATACTATAAGGACCTCGAGACTGTAATTAAAGTTCTACAGAGTCTAACCCCCACAGCTGGAGAGTCAAGTGTTGGAAAGTTCTGAGTCTCTGAGCTTCTATCTTTGGAACATTCTAGAATTCTCCAACTTGGCTAGCCCAGAATTCTGCCTTCCCGAACCAGGTTGTATCTATCCCAGGATTACGCTGTCCCGGACGCCTAGACGGATGGTATAAAAGCACAAGTAAGGAGGCTGACTCCAAGGGTTTAAATCTGGCAGCACCACTTTGATGagagtgcctcagtttcctgatctgtaaaatgaggataaataaCAGTTCAGCTCACAGGACTATTGTGAAGATCCACCTAGTCAAAGGTGCAGGAAGAATTCAGGGCTCTGCAGACTGAGGCCTGGGAAAGTAGAGATGAGACGACAGGAATGAAATTCGGGGCTTTTAGAATCTGAGTTACACAGGAAACACTTTGCAAGTGTCTGttaaagcataaaaatgaacGTGTCTATGCAGCCCGCAGTGCCAGCGTTCCAGCAGTCAGCGGTTCTTGGGGATTTCACGATTCCCAGATTCCACACTGTCATCCTCTGGCTCTAAGGAAATGCCAGCCCTGGGAGTGAGTGTCCCGGGGTCTGGTGCGGGCGGAGGGGGCGTCAgggccgccagggggcgcccAGGTCACGGCCCGACCCCACCCGGGCGGGCGGACAGCGCCTGAGCTCAGGCCCGGGGAATGCGCGGCGGGCCCGGGCAGGTGCCGCACCTCCCGCGGCGGGGGAGCGGTGCGGGCGCGGTGCGAGGGCGGGGCGCGGGGGTGGCGCGGGCGGCGTCTGTGTTCCCAGGCCTCTGCCCTtgccctccacccccccccccgtcctctcccctgggctcccctcccaccccagctccccCCTCCCTCGGGCTCCCATCCACTCCAGGTAACCTCCCCTGGGCTCCTCTGCCCGCTCCACCCCTGCTCGCCCCCCCCCTGCCGCCTCTGCACCCCGGCCACGTTCTTTGGGATTAAGGACGCCGCCgcgggcttcctggaggagtCATCCTCAGTAGGAACCGGGTCAGAGCGCCAGGCTGGGCAGGGAACACCCAGGTCGGCATCCTACAGCCCTGTCCGGACAGACTGAGGCTAGGGGACGCTCCACCCTCTCCGGGACTTGCCTTCCTCCTCTGTAGACGCACGTGAAATGGGCTAGTGCCTTCCCCTATCTAATCCTCTACCTTGGGCTAGTTATTTAGCtactctgtgccccagtttcctcgTGTGTATAAGGGGGAATTAACACCTTCTCCTCAAAGGGGTGTGAGGATTGAGTAACATAATTTATGTGCAGTGTTTTAGAACAATGCAGTGCACGAAATAAAGTCCACGTACACAGGATTCTTAAGTACCAGCCTTCGTTGGCTGTTCATTAAGATAAGACAGGATTTGGTGCAAAGGGAGGGCTCACAACTTAAAGTAATTTTCCCCAAAAAAGGGCCCCGTTCCACCCTTTCAGAGATTCTAAAAGCTCCGAGCTTTGATGTCCAGGCTGTCAACTTCCTGAGCCCTGGGATCTCAGAGACCTAAATTCTCCCCGTACATTGCTGAGTTCTGGCCAGTCCTCAATGGCTTAGGGACACAGGCTGGGAGAACTCTGGAAGATTCCAGACAGAAGCTGGCGAAAGCCCAGGGTGtgggcagtgtccactctccagcctcagtttccccactagCAGGGAGAAGTCCTTCCCTGGGTTCAGCAAATCTCATTCGATATGAGAGGTCTGGGCAGTCGCCTGAGACTCCTCTAGACAGTGGGAGCTATCTTTCTACCTGCCATGCCATGAGCCTTGTTGTCGCAATCCcggttattatttttaatttcatttcagccTATCACCAAATGCCCTTCAAGCCCAGACATTAGGAAGCAGCCCTCTCTCATCAgatgcccctgcctcccccattCTGTTTTTAATCCTCCTGATGACAcatggaggtggggagaggggcagataggcagagggaggagcctggccctgccctcccccagctcaAGGACAGACACCTCCAGAATTAGCCTCTATCCCTCCCTTATCTCCCACAATACTTCAGGTCAGACTGACGACAGTGGAGGTGACATTTCTTACCTCTGGGTCAGGGCAaggagccctgggagggaggtTAGTCAGAAAATCTGGTGGGAATGGATGGAATCCCGTCCCCCAGAGAGCTACATAGGAAGGCGGAGGCCAAATCCTGACCCCCAGCTCTCCTGCCTGTGTGACCTCTCCGCCTCAGTTTACCCTTCCTCTCTGTGTAATGCGTACTCGCCCGGCCATGCAAGTCTCCCAGAATCCAACTCCACGTTCTGGAACTCTGCAAACCCCATATGTTTGTTTCCCACCCCCATGGGGCAATAGGAGGTCCCGCCTCCGCCAGGGGGCGCCCTGGGGCGGATGTCCCTTCTCTGGTTAGGCAGGTCTGACGCCCCGGTTAATGACATGTTGGGGTTCGCTCAGCGGCACAGAGGAGGTTGGAGAGCTGCCCCGgttttctctcctcccctgcccccatcccagaGCCGCAAAGTTGGGGGAGAACCGGGACACAGCATCCGGAGGGACCCTGGGCACTTGTCCCGCTCCATTTCAGGGACCCACTTCCActatccctgccccacccctaaTTCTGCTCAGGGACCTAGAGGTTAGGTCGAGAAGGTAGCTGGAGGGCCGCAGGGGTGGTCACCGTTCCTGAGCCCCAGTAGTCTGAGCTCCCACTTCTGCCCAGGACTCGAGGATCCGAGACCCCAATACTACCCAATGATTCAGGCTTCCCAGAAACCCCAGTTCGAGGGACTCAGGAATCCCAGCTACAACGTGTCCCCCAGAACAAGGGGTCCAAGCCCTCCATTCCAAGAACTCAGGCATCCGAGCCCCCTTCCTTCCACCCAGTAAATCAGGCATCCGAGTTCTCCCCTTCCAGGGACCCAGACGTCTGCGCACCCCAAATTCCGCCCTGGAACCCGGCGTTCTAGTCCCCTCCCAATCCTCCCAGGAACGCGACTGCCGGGCTCTTAGAGGGCCTCTGGACCCCAGGGGGGTGTAACTCACGGATCCGGGGCAGATCCTGGCACCAGGGGGCTTCCTCCGGCTCCAGCTCCGGCTGCCGGGAGCGGAGGACGGGGCGGGGCAGGCTCCGGGAACAGGTTAGACGACGTGACTCGGGCTGGAGGGAGGCGGGTCccggaggggagggggagccgAGATCGCCTCGAGCACCTTGGGACTTGTAGTCCCAGAGGGCCAGGACGCAGCCAGAGATCTTCCCTTTCGGATTCACCCGGAGTCCATTTCACAGACAGGAAGGGCAAGGCCCAAGAATCTGCAAGCGACCTGGCCAGGCCAGGGAGAGACGGAAAAGCAGAGACGCCTACCGCGCGGTGGCTGCAAGACATGCACTTCTGAGCTCTTGCTCCACCCCTTCAGGCTCAGTTTCCCCTTTCCCGAGTGAACATTTGGACCAAAGAGGTGGAAGATTGGAGGCTGGATAAAAGTCACATGCCCAGCTCCTAAAGCGAGAAGAGAGCCTTGCTGACTCAGTATCCCCTCGGGTGTCTAAGCATCAGTGTCCCCGTCGGTAAAAGGGGGGATGATAGGAGGGGTCGGATCTTTACAGGATTCTCAGCAACAGAGGCTAAAGTTGGAGGCTGGACTACAATCTCCAGCAGCAGCCGCGACCGATCTCTAGCACCTCCTCGCCTCGGGTCCTCTGGGAATTGTAGTCCCGGAGCTCGCAGGGGCGGCACCCGGGTGTCTCGCCCACGCGCAGGGAACAATCTGGAGATCCCGGGCGGAGGAAATGTTTCCCCTTCCCCTTGACCCTCCCTCTGCTCTAGAAAGCCACTCTCTCCTGGGGAAAAGGTGGGTGCCCAAATTCTGGAGTAGGATCCGAAATCTCGGCAGAGGGGGCGGGAACCGGCGCTGACACACCGGCCAGGAATGCAGTCGGGTCACCCCGTCTAGCCGCCGTCCCGCGGCTCCAACTGCCGCCCCACGCGGTGCGGTCCCGGTGGGAAGAAACGTGGGCGCGTCTCCCAAATCTGCGTCCACGTGCAGCTGTTTACACgcgccctggggcagggaggggttgcCGATCAGGCCTTCTACCCCCTCTGCCTTCCTCAAAGCCATCAGGAATGTTTCCCACGCACTAGACTAAACCCTCGAAGGCATCTGCAAGTCTCACCTAATCCGCAAGCGCCGCCCCTTAGCCCGCACCGCCCCACGCGTGTCTCGCTCCGGGTTCGAGGCTCCGCCCCTGGATCTGCAGGCTCCTCCCCCTGTGTTTCCCGCTCCCTGGGAGTCCAAAAGTTCTGCCCCTGGCTGGTACCTCACGCCCTAGGGAGGGCTTACCCCCATTCCTCCTTTTTCCCCCACCTCTCCCACTCAAATTCTGAACTTCCAAGGCATCTGGGCCGCCCCAGAAGGGATTGAACACTGAAAGCACAGCCCTACTGTCCAGGATTCTTACCTGTCCCTTTAAGAACTTCAGACCAATCGACCTTCCTGTCTCTTTAAGAGTTAGGTCCTATCGGGGCAGCAGCCCCTTTAAGGCGGTGTTGGAACAAACCATGTCCCAGAGACTGTGGGGGAGACCTGTCGCGATCCGGCGAGGCTGTGGCTCCAACAAAACAGAGAATCGGTTGTTTTCCGGAGCAGATTTTCAGGAAAGGAGTCCTCCTCTGTTGTCTGCTCTGCACAATGGAAATTTCCCCCAGTGCTGCCCGAAGAACGAACAGCCGCCGAGCGGCGCCCCCCACGCTCCCGGCCTCTTGGGCGCTCCCggccgaggccccgcccccctGGGTCCACGTGGTCCGCAGCCGCGTCCAAGTAGCCCGGGCCGCTGGGTTGCGTGCGGCGTGGGTCCCGGGATGGAGGGGGCCCAGTCCAACGGTGAGCGGGCGGGTCGGCCGGGTGCGGACGGTGGGGTGGTGGCAGGGGAAAGGGGCGTCCGGGAAAGTTTGGGCGGAAGAGGAAGCGGCCCTGGAGACCATATTTGCGCCCAGTGGGGGGACCCGGAGATCCGACGGAGAGAGGGCATCTTGCTGGGAACTCCCAGTAGAAAGGGGTGCCCCCAGGGGTTAGTTCGGTGGAGATGGGGACGCCCCAACAGGCgggcagagaggagagaccaGGAGGGGGGATTGGAGCGCTCTCGAGGTTGGGACCAATGGACCGATAGGCGCCCTGGAGGATTGGACCGTCAGGGAAGTGTCAGGACAGCccccttttccccttctcccacAGGTGCCGCTCGGTTCTCTTGTCCTCCCAACTTTACCGCGACGCCCCCGGTCTCGGAGTCCCCTCGTTTCTCCTTGGAGGCTCTGACAGACCCAGATACGGAGGTGTGGCTTATCCAGGCCCCAGCAGACTTTGTCCCGGACTGGTGAGTGGTCCCATGCCGTCTCCTGGGAATGCTCCCCACCGGAGAGGCTGAGCTTGAGGGAAATTGAGTGGGACATTTCTGAGGAACTCCCAAATACCGCTTTTGACTTCCTTTCCCCTGTCCCACCAAAAGGATCTAAGCTTCTGCCCTCCCACTTTCTCCCCTCAGCCTCAATGGGCGACTCGTGCCTCTCTCTGGCTCCCAGATCGTGAAAGGCAAGTTGGCAGGCAAGCGGCACCGCTATCGGGTCCTCAGCAGCGGCAGCCCCCAGACCAGAGAGACAACCCTGCTGGCCCCCTCAGTGGAGGCGGGAGGTGGACTCACCTGTGCCCCGGCCCCCAAGGGCTGCCTAAGGATCATTGAGGGTCCACAAGAATCCTTGTCTGGGACCCCTCTGCAGCCCATTGCAGCAAGCCCCCCACCACAGATCCCCCCTGGCCTGAAGCCTCGGTTCTGTGCCTTTGGAGGCAACCCCCCAGTCACAGGGCCTGGGTCAGCCCTGGCACAGAAGTCACCCActtccaggaagagaaaaaagaagatgcAGGTGCTAGAGGCTTCGGTCACTCGGGAGGCAGTGAATGGGCACGGGGCCCTGGAAGTGGACAAAGCTGTGGGGTCCCCAGAAACACAtgtggagaagaagaaaaagaagaagcagcagctgaGAGAACCAGAAGTGACAGAGCCTGCGGTGACGAAGCCCACAGCTGAGACGCTCAAGGCTCTGGGAGCGCAGGTCCTGGCTACCACAAAGAAGCACAAAGGGGCAGAAACATTTGAGCCAGATGAAAAGGCAGTGGAGCTCGAACTCATTAAAACCGAACCTCTGGACGAGACAGTCCTGTCCCCCaccaagaagagaaagaggcCAAAGGAGACAAAAGGGATGGAGCCAGGGGAAGGGATGACAGTTGAGTCTCAGCTGCAAGTGAAGGTGGAGCTGCAGGAGGAAGCCATCTCACTGTCTCccgtgaagaaaaggaaaaaagagaagtcaCACAACACAATGACAGAGCCAGGGACTGAGGCCGCGGAGCCGGAGGTGAGCCCTCAGGAGCTCCCTGGGGAGATGATGGAGCCGGAACTGCCAAATGATGCGGAGCCTCAGGTGCAGGCGGCTCTGGCTTCCaccaagaagaggaagaaagaaaagagacaaaatgcAGTGACAGAACCAGGGACCGAGGTGGCAGAATCTGAGATGCCAGGTGACCTTGTGCCTCAGGTAGATCCAGCATCTgccaagaggaagaagaagaaagagagaggtcACCAAATGACAGAGCCGAGGACTGAGATGACGGATCCACCAATGGAGACGGTGGAGCCCGAGCCACCAGGAGAGAATGAGCCTGAGGCCCAGGCAGCTCCCGGATCCaccaagaagaggaagaagcGGAGTCAGGAAAGCGGGGTACCAGAGATGGCGTCCCAAGAGGACACGCCAGAGCCCCCGCTGAACCTACAGCCTGGGGAGGTGGCTCCCGCGGAAGGACGGGAGAAGAAGCGGAAGAAGAAACTGCAGCAGGATCCTGTGTAGTGTTCccccagggaaactgaggcactatTAAAAGCTGAAGGTGGGGACCCTTCTCCGGCGGCTACACCAGCACACCCAGAAGGAGCCTGGACTGGAAAATGCTTTATTATTATACCAGGGGTCTCCTTGGGTCACTGGGGCACTTTCAAGAAGGGCTCGTGCAGGACTTCAAACAGCCTCCGGGCCTAgatgtgggagaaaaaaatgagaaagcagtTATTAAAAGTGTCATTTGTTTGGTATATCTAGAGtgggtttttgctttttctcccaGCTTGGAGGGGAGGTCTGGGGGCCAGGAGAGAAGTAGCCCCATCTGGATTTGATTCCAAACTGGGTGTGTGAGGTTGGACTGGTCCCTACGCTCttatacctcagtttccccatccgtaAGAGAGGCACTGTGATCCTTCCAAACCTTAAAACTTTGGGATCTCAGGTCCTGTTCATTTGGGGTTCCCTCCAGCGCCTCACCCCTCAAGTTCATTCCCAGCGCTCTTACCTTCTGAGGGCCTAGGCCAGGGCACAAGGCCAGATCTTCCCTCGAGGCAGCTATGAGCTGTTCCAGAGACTGAGGAACAGAAGTGAGGGCTCAGGGGGGGTGACCATAAAAGCCTACCCTGCCCCAGCTGATGAGGGGCCTAAGATattcggggggtgggggggtacaGTTGGAAGCCTTTGAGAAGGCCAGAAGGGGCCAAGGGGTGGGCAGGGAGATGGAAGGAAAGGGGTGCGGGCCTTCCTAGAAGCGGGTGGTAATGCCTGGGGGGCAGGGATTTCCTCACTCCAAAAGTGGCCAGGAGGGTCTGACTGTCTGTCTTGTTGACTGACTTCACGGTGGTCAGACATTCGGTTACCTGGAAGGGGAGGAGACAGGAGTGTGTtaggggaggaagggacagcaAGACAACCCATGAGGGCAGGGCTAGGTCACATGtaggaggcactcaataaatgctttttttttttgggggggggccgGCACGCCCGGcccaataaatgcttttttaaaaaactgattcaAAGCTCAtctcagaggccgggcgcggtggctcacgcctgtaatcctagcactctgggaggccgaggtgggcggattgctcgaggtcaggagttcgaaaccagcctgagcaagagcaagaccccgtctctactataaatagaaagaaattaattggccaactaatatatatagaaaaaaattagctaggcatcgtggcacatgcctgtagtcccagttattcgggaggctgaggcaggaggattgcttgagcccaggagtttgaggttgctgtgagctaggctgatgccatggcactcactcactctagcctgggcaacaaagcgagactctgtctcaaaaaaaaagctcatCTCAGAGTGAGCCCCAACTAGCCGAGAGGGTGCTGGTCATGTGATAAgataaatgcctttaaaaaaaattttttttgagataaggtctcactctgtcacccaggctagagtgcggtggcatcatcatacctcacactcctgggctgaagcgattctcccactgcagcctccagagtagctgggactacaagcatgcaccaccacacctggctaatttttctattttttgcatagatgggggtcttgctatgttgtcggGGCTATGTTCGTCTGTCAGGTCCCTCGCCAGATTTGacaatttattcagcaaacactcTTTAATCGCCCACTGAGTGCTGGGTGGTGCTGGAGACACAGCAGGTACCAAGACAGCTGCAGCCCTACCCTCCTGGGGCTCCCAGTCCAGTGGGGGGACAAGTCAGTTCCAGACAGTGATGACCCAGATGGGTCTGGGATGGGATGGGAGCCCGCAGGATTGTGGGAGCCTGGCGGGGACATTAACTTGGCCTGGtgatcagggagggcttcctggaggaggtagtATCAGAGCTGAGATGTGAAAGGTAGAACTAGGCAGGTaatcaggcagagggaacagaatggGCAAGTGctctttgggaggtggaggcaggaagatcgcatGCGGCCAGAacttgagatcagcctgggccacatagggagaccccatctctacaaaaattatccaggcatggtggtgtgtgcctgtagtcccagctactcgggaagatcgcttgagcccaggagtttgaggttgcagtgagttatgatcgtgccactgcactctagcctgggcaacagagcaagatcctgcatccaaaaaaaaaaaaagactgggcaGGTGCTCAGGGGAGGGAGTGGAGTGCGGGGACAGGGACCAGGGACGGGGACAGGGTCAGGGAGCCAGACAAGCCCTTTTAGAGCATGGTGGGAAGGCTGGGCTTTCTCtcagggcactggggagccatgggaggGTTTTGAGCTGGGGAGGGCAGGATCAGGTTTGTGCCAAGGAAGACCCCTCTAGCTGCGGTTTGggcgggaggaggtgggggagaagCGGGGGATGGATGGCTGTGTCTTGAAATCAGAACCGAAGCTCAAGCacccaggagctgggggaggcccaggcaggggtgggggtgtgagCAGAGAGGAGGCGCAGCCTCACCCGGGAGACGAAGTCCTGCTCCAGCTTCTCCAGCAGGAGGTCCGCGGGCTTCTGCTCGTAGGCCTTGTAGGTCTCCA harbors:
- the PPP1R13L gene encoding relA-associated inhibitor gives rise to the protein MDSEAFQNARDLLDLNFQSLAIKHMEHMKQMELDTAAAKVDELTKQLESLWSDSPAPPGPQATAPSRLSRYSSSPVPEPMGSRGSPRKAATDGTDTSFPRSESAPALHPYSPLSPKGRPSSPRAPLYLQPDAYSSLERAPSPRPRAFDGASGSLGRAPSPRPGPLRQQGPPTPFDFLGRAGSPRGSPLAEGPQAFFPERGPSPRPPAAAYEAQSAFGGPLLGAGGSAFAPPLRAQDDLTLRRRPPKAWNESDLDVAYEKKSSQSYERLDVFARPASPGLQLLPWRESSLDGLGAAGKDNLTSATLPRNYKVSPLANDRRSDVGSYRRSLGSAGPSGTLPRSWQPVSRIPMPPSSPQPRSAPRQRPIPLSMIFKLQNAFWEHGASRAMFPGSPVFARAPPPKLPPQPPPQPQPQPQPPSQPQPQPQLPPQPQTQPHPQTPTPAPQPPQQTWAPVNEGTPKPPAELEPEPEIEGLLAPVLEAGDTEEGTVTRPLSPTRLQPALPPEAQSVPELEEVARVLAEIPRPLKRRGSMEQSPAVALPPTHKKQYQQIISRLFHRHGGPGPGGPEPELCPITEGSEARAGPPAPAPPAPIPTPAPPQSSPPEQLQSVEMRSVLRKAGSPRKARRARLNPLVLLLDAALTGELEVVQQAVKEMNDPSQPNEEGITALHNAICGANYPIVDFLIAAGANVNSPDSHGWTPLHCAASCNDTAICMALVQHGAAIFATTLSDGATAIEKCDPYREGYADCATYLADVEQSMGLMHSGVVYALWDYSAEFGDELSFREGESVTVLRRDGPEETDWWWAALHGQEGYVPRNYFGLFPRVKPQRNKV
- the POLR1G gene encoding DNA-directed RNA polymerase I subunit RPA34, with translation MEGAQSNGAARFSCPPNFTATPPVSESPRFSLEALTDPDTEVWLIQAPADFVPDCLNGRLVPLSGSQIVKGKLAGKRHRYRVLSSGSPQTRETTLLAPSVEAGGGLTCAPAPKGCLRIIEGPQESLSGTPLQPIAASPPPQIPPGLKPRFCAFGGNPPVTGPGSALAQKSPTSRKRKKKMQVLEASVTREAVNGHGALEVDKAVGSPETHVEKKKKKKQQLREPEVTEPAVTKPTAETLKALGAQVLATTKKHKGAETFEPDEKAVELELIKTEPLDETVLSPTKKRKRPKETKGMEPGEGMTVESQLQVKVELQEEAISLSPVKKRKKEKSHNTMTEPGTEAAEPEVSPQELPGEMMEPELPNDAEPQVQAALASTKKRKKEKRQNAVTEPGTEVAESEMPGDLVPQVDPASAKRKKKKERGHQMTEPRTEMTDPPMETVEPEPPGENEPEAQAAPGSTKKRKKRSQESGVPEMASQEDTPEPPLNLQPGEVAPAEGREKKRKKKLQQDPV